The window TAAATCCACCGATCAGTGAGGGATCCAGCTTTTCTACGATTTCTATTGATTGATCTTTATTCAGGTTCACTTTCGCAAGAATCTGATCGCGGAGTGCAGCATCTATTTTAGTAGCTGTGGTAACATGCACCGTAAGTATTCCCTTTGAATTTTTATACAATTGTATAAACTCCGCTGCGATATCATACAAGTAAAATTCACGACCCTTGCGCGTGATGATATTGATAAAAGCAAGACTTAACGCATCAATTCTGGCTCCAAAGATGGCCTTGATGATCGCATCCTTTTTATCCGTATTGACGATAGGATTTCGCAAAAGGGTAAACAGATCACGGCTGGAATCACAGGTAGCAGTAATCAGTTGCATATCCTCATAAACCTTGTCAGCAATTTTACGCTCCTGCGCCAGTCCCAAAAGGGATTTTGCGTACCGGCGGGCTACTTTAGAATCTGCCATTTATTTTCCTTGATCTTTATTCGTTAGTACTTCAATCGGATTTTCTCGCTTCGTACTTTTAATTTTTAAATAACTATTAACTTCCTTTCGAAATTATTCTATCTCTCACTCAACTCCCAATTCGTACATTCCTAATTCAATTCGTACATTCGTCTAATTCGTTGATTAGTCAATTCGTAATTCGTATTTTCGTAATCCCGCAACGCGGGATATTTTCGTATTTCGTAACCCCCTAGTTCATCTTTACATCCTTCAACATCTCCTGCACCAACGCTTTTTGCTTATCGTCGTTACTGAGTTGCTGACGGATTACTTTCTCTGCAATTTCAATGGAAAGAGTCGCCACCTGATTTTTCAATTCGGTGATGGCCGCCAGTTTCTCATTGGTGATGGCTTCACGAGCGATAGTAATCATGCGATCGCCTTCCGTTTGTGCTTTGGAACGGGCTTCGTTCACGATCATATCTTTTGTCTCGCGCGCTTCTTTCAAAATCAAATCTCTTTCATTGCGTGCTTCTTGCAAAATGCGTTCATTCTCTGCTTTGAGATTGGCTACATCTTCCTTCGCTTTCTTTGCCGCATTGAGTGCTTCTTCAATAGAAGTCTCCCGCTCTTTTAAAGAAGAAAGAATCGGACCCCAGGCGAATTTGCGCATCAGGAATACGACAATCAGGAAGGAGATGGACATCCAGAATATTAGACCGAATTCGGGTTTTACGAGTTCCATAGTATTTCGTAATAATCGTTGGGGAGATCCCCTTTATATTGATGAATAATTTTTGAATTAAACCGGCACTCGACCAAGCGTCGCTCTGCCGGTTTTTGTTGTTTTTACAATCGCTTATTTGGTAAGGATTGCAAGCAGGCCGATTACCATCGCGAAGAAGGCAGCTCCTTCAACGAGTGCAGCAGCAAGAATCATGTTTCCGCGGATGTCGCCTGAAGCTTCAGGTTGACGTGCGATAGATTCAAGTGCGGAACCACCGATACGGCCGATACCGATACCGGCGCCGATGGCAGCAAGACCAGCTCCAACAGCAGCAAGACCGTAGCCCATTCCGATGTTTTCGGCAGCTGCCTGAAGTAAGATGTTTGATAACATTGTGATTTGTATTTAAGGTAAGTAATTAATTTTCAGTTAATGATGATGGTCTTCTATAGCAGCTCCAATGTACACCGCACTTAACATGGTGAATACATAGGCTTGTAAGAAGGCCACCAGTAATTCCAATACCGTCATGAATACGGTGAAGACTAATGTGAGAGGAGAAACTGCAAATCCTACTCCGACTCCATTTTGTCCAAAGATGAAGATCAAACTGAAGAAGGCCAGTGCGATGATATGTCCTGCAGTAATGTTCGCAAAAAGTCGAATCATCAATACAAAGGGACGTAAGAATACTCCGAGAATTTCAATAGGTGTCAATAACACCAACACTCCTTTTGGCACACCGGGCATCATGAATACGTGCTCCCAGTAATTCTTGTTGGCATTCACTGTTACAATGATAAAAGTAAAAACCGCTAAGGTCAATGCTACACTGATGCTTCCCGTTAAGTTCGCTCCGAATGGAAATACCGGAATCAATCCCATCAAGTTGGCAATCCAAATGAAGAAGAATACGGTTAACAAGTAGGGTAAATATTTCTCGTACTTATGACCAATACTCGGCTTAATCAAATCATCTCTGACAAACATGATGATGGGCTCCATCGCATTTTGCAATCCTGTTGGAGCAAGACCTTTGCGCTTACGCGTATAAGCACCCGCGATATTGGTAAAGATCAACAACATCAATGCACAGCAAATAAATATTGAGGCCACATTCTTGGTTATGGAAATATCAAATATCGTTGCCGTCACTGCATCATTGATTGTAGCATGGTGTGCATCTATCTCTCCCATCTCATCTACAGCAACCACTTTCTGGCCTTTCAACATATAACCATTATAGGTTTTATGCCCGTGATCAAAACGTGAACTGCTAAACATCGCGAAACCGCGTTCAGAAGAATAAAGAATTATAGGAAGCGGAATTTCAGTATGACCCCAAAGATGCCACCCATGGGCATCGGCCACGTGTTCCATGATGATCTTTCCGGCATTCAGTTTTTCTTCCCCATGACTTGCATCCACATGAGCTTCAGCAACATGACCATCTGCACCGGCTACCACCGCGGCACTGTGATGTTCATTTTCAGGAAGTTGATTATGGGTAGAGTCCTGGGCAACATTTATCGAGAAGATCAATGTGAACACCAAAAAGGTCAGGACCGAGAATATAGCTAAACGTTTGTTTTTCAACATGATAGGCGCACCTATGGGTTATTGAGGTCGCAAAGGTAGATAAAAACGGAATATCTGAAACAGGAGAGATGAAATATCAGTCAGAAGTTGGGGATTTCTCGCCATTCCTTGTTGAATTGGATACCACCAAAAACAAATCGATTTCATTAAATATAATAAGCATAAACGCAGCATAAATTACCTTATTCAAAATTCATAATAATCTGTTTTTCAATTATTTTTATCTACAATTAATAATTATCTCAATTTAATAAAGTATTTATTATATTATAGTACTTTATTTATTATATTAAACTGAACTAATTTTTAAAAATCATCGTATATTTGCTACATGGAATATCTCCGGACACTTTTAAATACCCTGAAAAACAGGGTGGAAGAGCCGCGCAGATTTATTCAGGTTTTGGCAGGTCCAAGACAAGTGGGTAAAACCACGCTGGTACGCAAGCTCTCCACCATTCTGGATTTCCCCTGTTTGTATTGTTCGGGAGATGAGGCTCCGGGATATCAGCCGGGTCTTTGGCTCGACCAGCAATGGGAAGCTATCCGATCAGAGATTGCCAAGAGCGGTGCAGACGAGGGTTTGCTGATCATTGACGAGGTGCATAAAATTCCGGATTGGAGTGGTCAGGTGAAGAAGCATTGGGATAGAGATACGCATCAGCAAACACCGGTTAAAGTAATACTATTGGGTTCGGCGCAGATGCTGGTACAGAAAGGACTTACGGATTCACTCGCCGGACGCTTTGAGCGGATTTACGTTCCGCAATGGTCGCTGCAGGAGATGCAGGACGCCTTCGGTTTCACAGTAGATGAGTACCTCTGGTATGGCGGATATCCGGGAGGCGCGGCGCTGATTCACGACGAAAACCGCTGGAAACAATATATCCGTGAATCGATTATTCGTACCGCACTACAGCAGGATATACTCTCCGTCACCCGCATTGATAAACCTGCTTTAATGGCTCAGGTCTTTGAATTATCCTGCATGCATAGCGGACAAATTATTTCCCTTCAAAAACTAGCCGGACAATTACAGGATGCCGGAAATGTTACTACGGTAGCCTGGTATCTGGAGCTGTTGTCGGATGCAGGTTTCATCACCGGTTTACAGAAATATGCCGGTAACGCGATTCGAAAACGATCGTCGCCGCCTAAGTTACAGGTCCATGACAACGCATTGATGACCGCTTTACTTCCCTATACGTTTGAAGAAGCCAAGGCGGATCGCTCGCTCTGGGGACGCATCACGGAGTCTGCAGTCGGAACACACTTGCTGCGTCTTCACCGCGATGAACAGGCAACCTTGCATTATTGGCGCGAAGGAGGCAACGAAGTAGATTTTGTATCGGCTATGGGCGAACGGTTAACGGCCATTGAAGTAAAAAGCGGCGAGAAAACGGGTATTCAGAAAGGACTGGAGGTTTTCGGTAAGTCCTATCCGTTAGCCAAACGAATCCTGCTGGACAAGTCCTCTGCAACCACGTGGGAAGCAGCCATGCGGTGGAAGACGATTCGGGCGATGTTGTAGTGACAGGTCGCGACCTGTCACCATGATACGACCACGATGATGTTGACCGCGATGATGTGATGATGGTGACCGCGATGATGTGATGATGGTGATCGCGATGATGGGATGATGGTGACCGCGATGATGGTGACAGGTCGCGACCGGTCACTACTTACATTTTAACAAATTTCACACTATTCGTTACTCCATTAACGTTATATCGTATGAAATACACACCTGAATTCAAATCACCAACATCGAATTTGAATTGCTTGAAACATTTCCCATGATAAAGATCCTTCAGTTTCTTACCATATAGATTATAAAGTTCAAGTTTGAGTGTCTCATTTCCTACATTCATTGTTTCCACAATTAATTCCTGCGTTACGGGATTTGGGAAAACACCTAAATTTATTTGTGGAGAGCTATCCTCTATTCCGGTGGGAGTCACCACTCGTGTATAAATCGTATTTGTAACGACAGCTTCATTGAAATCAAAATAAATCAATGCCATGTTTCGGACATAGTTGGTCGTCCACAATTTCTCCTTGGGTAAAATTTTATACCTTACGAAGCCATGACTCGCCGGTTCATTGGTATTGCTGTCGGCAAGCAAGATGTTTTCATGTCTAAACTCAATTGCTTTTCCATAAGCAACATAATTTACTATCACAGGGTGTGACGATGAAATCATATCGAAGGTATTCAGGTAAAAATCAAGTGTATCAATGGGATTAATAATTTTCACTGTAAATGCGGTATCGGTTCCTGTATTTTGGAACCGGATGAGGTATTCCAAAAAAGGAGTATTTGGAAACAGCGTGGAGAGCAGCGTATCCTTATCCACTAATATATCATTCGGGTCATAACTTCCGGTCACTGTGACTTCCCAGGTAGCATTGTTATTACTGGGGTCTGCATCGTTTGACAGCGGTGATATTTGAACGTAAGAGTTTAAAATAGTTCCAAGAGGAATAGTTGTGGAAAGATTTACCACAACTGATATCTGCCCTTTTTGAAAAGGAGATAAGGCAGGAAGATTCCACACAATGGAATCGTTATAAATAGTTGCCGGTGTAATGCTTGAGGATATATAATTAACAAAGGGAAATAAATGAAACACGATGTTAGGAGTTAGAACAGTAGTTCCGACATTTTCATAATTGATCATATAACTTCCATTAAAGCCCGGACGAAATGGCGTTTGAGGAGTAATACTTATTCGTAAATCATCGGTAGTACTGATGGGCTGAAATGCGAAATCCTTGAGTGAATCTATTTGCTGAAATTGCGCAAGATTCACATTGTACGAGAGGGGAAATGGGGAATAATAGTTCAAAATGGCCGGCGAAATAACATAACTGCCGCTATCAAAAATCGGTAATGAATATTTACCATCCGCGCCTGTATAAGTAAAATAGGAGGTATTTATTCCACTTACCTTCAAAAAGTTCAATGCTGTTTCGAGGGAATCCTTAATTTGATTTCCATTTAAATCAATATACGCCTTTCCTGTTACATGATTGAAGTTTTCTGTCAATTTGACAACCCATAAATCAAACTGTCCTCTACAATTCTCTGTTTTATCACCAAAAATATTCGAATTTGAATTGCCACCGCATAGAAAAGATCCATCAGGTAATCCAGAAATCACTGTGTTCTCATCCAATAGATTCCCTAGTAAAGTGTTTTGCCATATTACATTTCCTACACTATCCAATTTTAAAACCCAATAATCGAAAGAACCATAACTATTTTCAGTCTTATCACCGCTAGGGATGGAATTGGAAGAAAGACCACAAAAGTAACCACCATTCGGTGCCAAAGCCATTGCTCCGAAATAATCATCAAAAATACCTCCAATAGTTTCTTGCCATTCAATGCCTCCAAGACTATCAAGTTTTACAATCCAGCCGTCACTCGAGCCATTTGTATCTTCATTTTTATCAAAAGAAATATCTGAAAGTGATGATCCCCCACAAATGAATCCTCCGGATGGCAATGCTATAAAAGAAATTAACTTATCTGAATTTGAGCCCCCAATAGTATTTTGCCATTGAATACCTCCTATACTATCTAATTTAACTATCCAATAATCCTCATCGCCAAAACAAATCTCGGATTTATCACCACCCACATTAGATGTAGAATAACCACCACAAATATACCCACCATCTGAAGTAGTAGCCAATGAAACCAAAACATCGAGTCCGGTACCTCCAATCGTTTTATCCCAAAGTATATCTCCGGTACTATCCATTTTCACAAGCCAGTAATCATAACTTCCTTTGCAGTTTTCTGATTTATCTCCGGAAATATTCGAAAGAGAGACGCCTCCACAAATATATCCTCCGTCTAATGTTAATGCTATTGAATATAATTTATCAACATTAGTTCCGCCAATTGTATGCTGCCATTCAATATTACCAATATTATCAAGTTTTAAGACCCAATAATCACTCAGTCCTATACTGTTCTCCGATTTATCCCCTGATCCGTCTGAAACAGAATGTCCGCTACATATAAATCCACCATCAGGTGTATTTAAAATAGATGTTAAACTATCATCTCCAAATCCACCTATAGTGTTCTGCCATTGTATCAGACCTGTGCTGTCTAGTTTAATGACCCAATAATCACTTCCTCCAACTCTTATTTCTGTTTTTTCTCCACCAATATTAGAACTGGAATTCCCACCTAATAGATAGCCTCCATCAGGTGTTATAATTATTGATCTTAATCTATCCGACTCAAAACCTCCAATCGTTCTCTGCCACTCTATCTCCTGAGCAGAAACAGACGAAACAATCAATATATAAAATAATAACAACTTAAAACAAATTCGCTTCTTCATGATAACATTCAATTTACATTTTAACAAACTTCACACTCTTCGTTACTCCATCCACGTTATACTGCAATAAATACATCCCGGCATTCAATCCGGTGAGATCAAATTTTCCTTTCCAGATGGCATTTCCGATTCGGTCATGATAAAGTGCTCTTGTCTTTTGACCGTAAAGGTTAAATAAATCGACAATGATACTCTTACCGGCAGGACCAACTATTTCAACAAAGAGCTCATTGGTGGCGGGGTTGGGATATAATTTAATCTCCGTGTTCTTTTCTACATAATTAATCCCTGTCGGTGTAACAATTTTCGTTTCTACCGCATTCGTAATCACCGGTTCGTTAAAATCAAAATATATGGCGGCGAAGTTTTTAATGGTATCCCCCGGCTGTAAATTCGATTTCGGTTTGATGCGATACCGTACGAACCCGTGACTTGCCGGTTCATTCACATTGCTATCGGGAAGGAAAATGTTGTTGAACAAAAATTCCATGTTGCGCTCGTGATAAATGAAACGCATATCCATGGGATGGGATGTTGCAACAAATTCAAGTGTATTCAAATCCAGTTTAAAAGTATCTATTGGGTTCAGAATTTTTACAGTAAAGGCAGTGTCAGTACCGGTGTTTTGAAAGCGGATGAGATACTCCAGATAAGGAGGATTTGGAAAAACGGTGGAGAATAAAGTATCCTGATCGACCAAAATATCATTGGGATCAAAACTTCCGGTTACCGTAACTTCCCAGGTGGCGTTATTACAGCTTGGATTGAAATCATTGTCTATCGGACGAATTTGAGCATATGAATTAAGAATACTTCCAATAGGAATGGAAGGGCTAAGGTTAACTGTTACTAAAATTTGTGTCTGTTGAAAAGGAGTGAAATTCACTTGATTCCAAACTACAGAATCCGGATACACTGCTGAGGGTGGAACACTGGCTGAAACGAAACTAACATTCGGGTAGAGGTGAAAAACGATAGTAGGGTTTTGAGTAGTGGTTCCCACATTTTCACAATTCAGCATATAGCTTCCGTTGAAGCCGGGACGAAATGGACCAAGCGGAGAAATGTTCATACAAAGGTCGTCGAAATTCCCTGCCGGCTGGTAGGCGAAATCATTTAGGGAATCAGTTTGCAAAATAACGGTAAAGTTTGCAGTGTGTACTAATGGATTTGGGTAATAATACGGAATGTAATTAGCTGGGACTGATATGATACTGTCCGGTATCAAAAATTGCAAGTGAATAATTGCCGGAGAAATTGGTAAAGGAAATTCGTCCGGTAGTTGATTCGGTAATTTTAAGACCGTCGATGGTATTCTCTCCTGCGGTATAAGCACTATCTAAATTGATATCAGTAAAAACTTTTCCATTGATAAGATTACTGTTGGCATTTATCTTTAAAATCCAGTTATCTCCTAAACCCAAACTAGGGCTTGTCTTATCTCCGGAATATTCGGAACCACTTTTTCCTCCAATTACAACAGAACCATCATTTTTAATCAACTGCGCTGTAAGTTTGTCATAGTTTGTTCCACCGATTGTATTTTGCCATATGGTATTCCCGACTGAGTCAATCTTGATCACCCAAAAATCACCATACCCGTAGTTCATTTCAGTCTTATCACCTGAAATCTCGGATACAGAAAATCCGCCACAAATAAAACCTCCATCCGGTGTTTGTACGATAGAATTAAGTTCATCATAATCTTGACCACCAATTGTTCTTTGCCATTGAATATTTCCATTCTGACTAAGTTTAACGATCCAGTAATCATAATGGCCTCTACAATTTTCTGTTTTAGTACCAGAAATATTTGAAATTGAAAAACCGGCACAAATATAACCGCCATCATTTGTTTGTTCAATACTAGCTAAATTATCCACCGAATTCCCGCCTATTGTGTTTTGCCATAGAATATTTCCTTGTAAATCGAGTTTTAAAACCCAATAATCCCATCCCAATGCCATTTCAATTTTGTCGCCAGAAGTATGTGATCTTAAGAGTTTCCAAAATTATCAAGCAACATTTCCATTATGAAATTGAGGTTAAGTGATCGTCTAAACCACCTCCAATGGTTTTTTGCCAAACTATATTACCCAAGGTATCAAGTTCAAGGATCCAGTAATCAAAACCACCTTTGCAACTATCCAACTTATCACCATCTAATCTTGAATTAGATCTTCCAGCAAAAAACACCATCCTCCAGTTTTAGTTAAGGTCCTACATTCTATCATAACCACTACCACCAATAGTATTTTGCCATAAAATATTACCAAGGGAGTCCAGTTTTACGATCCAATAATCATACGATGCATTCTTACAATTTTCATTCTTGTCGCCGGAACTATCAGAATCAGAATACCCGCCACATAACACTCCGTTGTCATTTGTTTCAAGAACAGTGGTTAAGTAATCATCAGAATTACCCCCAATCGTTTTCTCCCACTTAAAATTACCTATGGAATCTAATCTAACTATCCTATAATCCCAGTTCCCAAGAATTTTCAGAGACTACTAATCTTTGAATCTAGAATACCCCCCGCAATTACATCTCCACTTTTAAAGTGAGTTCTATAGTTTTAATTCATCAATATAAGCGCATGCATAGTATTCTGCCACACAATCTCTTGTGCACCGGCAGAAGAAACAATAAACCAACATACAACTATCAACTTAAAACAAAATCGATCTACCATGATATCAGTAATTAATAAAATTTACATTTTAACAAACTTCACACTCTTCGTTACTCCATCCACGTTATACTGCAATAAATACATCCCGGCATTCAATCCGGTGAGATCAAATTTTCCTTTCCAGATGGCATTTCCGATACGGTCATAATAAAGTGATCTTGTCTTTTGACCGTAAAGGTTAAATAAATCAATGCTGAAACTCTTTCCGGCAGGACCAACTATTTCAACAAAGAGTTCATTGGTGGCGGGGTTGGGATATAATTTAATCTCCGTGTTCTTCTCTATAAAATTAATTCCTGTCGGAGTCACAATCTTCGTCATCGCTGTATTCGTTATCACCGGTTCATTAAAATCAAAATAGATGGCGGCGAAGTTTTTAATGGTATCACCCGACTGTAAATTCGATTTCGGTTTGATGCGATACCGTACGAACCCGTGACTAGCCGGTTCATTCACATTGCTATCGGGAAGTAAAATGTTATTGAACAAAAATTCCATATTGCGTTCGTGGTAGATGAAACGCATATCCATGGGATGGGATGCCGCAACAAATTCGAGTGTATTCAAGTCCAGTTTAAAAGTATCTATTGGGTTCAGGATTTTTACGGTGAAGGCGGTGTCGGTACCGGTGTTTTGAAAGCGAATGAGATACTCCAGAAATGGAGGATTTGGAATAACGGTGGAGAATAAGGTATCCTGATCCACTAAGATATCATTGGGGTCCATACTGCCAGAGACGGTGACTTCCCAGGTAGCGTTGTTACAACTTGGATTGAAATCATTGTCTATCGGACGAATTTGGGCGTAGGAATTCAGAATACTTCCAATAGAAGTGGAAGGGCTAAGATTCACTGTAACCATTATCTGACCCTGTTTAAAAGGACTTAAAGCACCAAGATTCCACACCACAGAATCAGGATACACTGCTGAAGGTGGGACACTCGCTGAAACAAAACTAACGTTCGGGTAGAGGTGAAAAACGATAGTAGGATTTTGAGTAGTGGTTCCAACATTTTCGTAATTCAACATATAGCTTCCATTGAAGCCGGGGCGGAATTGTCCTATTGGAGTGATGGACATACAGAGGTCGTCGAATATACCAGCTGTACTTATTGCAAAATCGTTTAATGAATCGACTAGATTGGGTAAATAAAAAGTTGCTTTATGTGAAGGTGGAGCCAAATTAAAAAATAAGGTAATCACAACAGGAAAAAAATTGCAAGAATCAGGAGTAATCATATAAAAATTAAAATATCCATTTGAATTTGTGTAGAATGCTCTATTGTCACAGCTCTTTACTAATTTTTGATTCTGAACAACCATTTCATTTGAATCCAATAAACTATTCAAATTATTATCAACGAACATAGTACCATTTACTCTACTTGCATCGCCTCCTTCAATTTCAATTAACCAAAGATCAGTCCATCCTTTTAACGGTAATGAAACATCTCCAGAAACAGAAGACCAACTTGTTCCCGCGCAAAAAATATTGCCATTCTTACTCACCTTTACAGAATAAAGTTCATCGTGCTGATCTCCACCAATAATGTTTTGCCAAATAATTTCTCCTACAGAATCCAATCGCACCACCCAAAAATCTCGTGCTCCATATGAGCTTTCATATTTGTTTCCAGATAAAGGAGAATCGGAATAAATTCCACAAATTATATCACCATTTTGAGTCAAATCCAGGCTTTTTAAATTATCCACATTAGCTCCGCCGATTGATTGGTCCCAAACAACATTAAAATTGGAGTCCAACTTAATAATCCAAGTATCCCGTGAACCATAAAATGGGCTTGTTCTATCAAATGAGATAGGAGAATTACTCAGTCCGCCACAAATTAGTCCATTATCTTTGGTAAGTATCATATCGTATAATTCATCTGAACCTGAACCGCCATATACATATTGGTCAATAATACTTCCCAATGAATCTAATTTTACAATCCAAAAATCAGGTCCTCCGTTTCCCGATAAAGTTTTATTTCCTGAAGCACCACCACCACCAGTTAACCCACAAAGGATATTACCATCTGGTAATTCAATAAGTTCAAATAAATAATCCCATGATGTTGTTCCAAGATCAATCTGCCATTCTATAATTCCAACTGAAGAAAGTTTAACCACCCAGCCATCATTAAATCCAAATACATTTTCTGATTTATTTCCAGAAATGCCTGAAAAAGTATAACCACCACAAATACACCCCCCGTCACTTGTTGCTGAAATTGCATATAGTTCTTCATCACTACTACCACCCAAAGTCTGATCCCATAAAAAGTTACCTGCGGAGTCAAGTTTAACCACCCACATATCTTGTCCTCCATAATTAACTGTAAACTTCGACCCGCCAATAGATGATTTACTTGAACCACCACAAAAAATACTTCCATCATTTGCTATACTCACTTTTTCAAGTATGTCGACATCAATGCCGCCAAAATCCTTTTGCCATAAAATATTACCTGCCGAATCTATTTTAATAATCCAATAATCAAAACTTCCATAACCTCCAACAGTCTTGTCACCAATAATAGCTGATGTTCCTGTACACCCTAAAATCCAATTGCCTAATTGATCACAACCGACATCTTTAATCAGCTCCGAAGTAGACGTACCATATCTTTTCTGCCACACTATCTCCTGCGCAGAAACACTTGCAGTTAAAAATTGGCATATGATTAAAAAAAGTCCGAATACAGGTTTCATGATAATTAAAATTTAGGTCAATCAAATGTACGATTATTTCCTAAATAACAAAATCATGGGACATGGTGTATCGTAATGACAGGTCGCGACCTGTCATTACAACGATGTGACCGCGATGATGTGATGATGGTGACAGGTCGCGACCTGTCATTACATCATCCCCCCGCCAGCAGAGCCCGCTCATTTTGCAACAGACACATCTGGATCTGGATGAGGCCGTTGAGAGCGTCGGTGGAAGTAAGCTGGTACATGTCGATGACACTGGATTGAAGAGGTAAAAGTTTATCTCCGATGACGGATTTATTCTCTTCGTTGTAGCGGGCCACACTTTCACGAAGTGCGGTTATTTTCTGTTGCATGGTGGCATCTTCATTCATGTATTTGTCGATGCGTCCGTCGCCGAGCCAGATATCCTTGCTTTCAAAATCTTCGCCAATGGTATTCAGGCCGGTTTCCCATTGGATGATGTTGGTTTTAATGTCTTCGCAGAGTAAAGACACGTCACGACCTGTCCTTACATGCGTGCTGATCACGGTTGATAGTTGATGGGTGTCCTTACTCAGAGATTGCTGCAACAGGCGCTCTTCATTGTCCAGTATCCTTTCATTACGGATATAGTCCCTGGTGGCCTGTATACCCATCATTCGTGAGCCATGCGGACTACGTACCAGCGTAAGAAATAATCCACAGCCGGTGATGATCAGGAGAGAAGAAATGGTCGTGTTTACTTTCGTTTCGGGATTACGGATACCTGTGAAGAAATAAACCGGAAGGAAGACGATCAACAGGAGCATCATGGAGATCATGGCCATCATATTTGCTCCGGGCCAGAACATGATTTTGAAAAGGATGCCCATGCTGAGCAGAATCGCGCTCAAGGCACCGAGGCCAATCAGTACTTTGTCTTTCGTTTCGCTCTTCTCTTTAATTTTCAAAAGAAATAA of the Bacteroidota bacterium genome contains:
- a CDS encoding T9SS type A sorting domain-containing protein, coding for MQTDSLNDFAYQPAGNFDDLCMNISPLGPFRPGFNGSYMLNCENVGTTTQNPTIVFHLYPNVSFVSASVPPSAVYPDSVVWNQVNFTPFQQTQILVTVNLSPSIPIGSILNSYAQIRPIDNDFNPSCNNATWEVTVTGSFDPNDILVDQDTLFSTVFPNPPYLEYLIRFQNTGTDTAFTVKILNPIDTFKLDLNTLEFVATSHPMDMRFIYHERNMEFLFNNIFLPDSNVNEPASHGFVRYRIKPKSNLQPGDTIKNFAAIYFDFNEPVITNAVETKIVTPTGINYVEKNTEIKLYPNPATNELFVEIVGPAGKSIIVDLFNLYGQKTRALYHDRIGNAIWKGKFDLTGLNAGMYLLQYNVDGVTKSVKFVKM
- a CDS encoding T9SS type A sorting domain-containing protein, with protein sequence MKPVFGLFLIICQFLTASVSAQEIVWQKRYGTSTSELIKDVGCDQLGNWILGCTGTSAIIGDKTVGGYGSFDYWIIKIDSAGNILWQKDFGGIDVDILEKVSIANDGSIFCGGSSKSSIGGSKFTVNYGGQDMWVVKLDSAGNFLWDQTLGGSSDEELYAISATSDGGCICGGYTFSGISGNKSENVFGFNDGWVVKLSSVGIIEWQIDLGTTSWDYLFELIELPDGNILCGLTGGGGASGNKTLSGNGGPDFWIVKLDSLGSIIDQYVYGGSGSDELYDMILTKDNGLICGGLSNSPISFDRTSPFYGSRDTWIIKLDSNFNVVWDQSIGGANVDNLKSLDLTQNGDIICGIYSDSPLSGNKYESSYGARDFWVVRLDSVGEIIWQNIIGGDQHDELYSVKVSKNGNIFCAGTSWSSVSGDVSLPLKGWTDLWLIEIEGGDASRVNGTMFVDNNLNSLLDSNEMVVQNQKLVKSCDNRAFYTNSNGYFNFYMITPDSCNFFPVVITLFFNLAPPSHKATFYLPNLVDSLNDFAISTAGIFDDLCMSITPIGQFRPGFNGSYMLNYENVGTTTQNPTIVFHLYPNVSFVSASVPPSAVYPDSVVWNLGALSPFKQGQIMVTVNLSPSTSIGSILNSYAQIRPIDNDFNPSCNNATWEVTVSGSMDPNDILVDQDTLFSTVIPNPPFLEYLIRFQNTGTDTAFTVKILNPIDTFKLDLNTLEFVAASHPMDMRFIYHERNMEFLFNNILLPDSNVNEPASHGFVRYRIKPKSNLQSGDTIKNFAAIYFDFNEPVITNTAMTKIVTPTGINFIEKNTEIKLYPNPATNELFVEIVGPAGKSFSIDLFNLYGQKTRSLYYDRIGNAIWKGKFDLTGLNAGMYLLQYNVDGVTKSVKFVKM